One Tamlana carrageenivorans genomic region harbors:
- a CDS encoding NAD(P)/FAD-dependent oxidoreductase, translating into MEEHVVIIGNGIAGVTAARHIRKFSNKKITIISSETEYFFSRTALMYIYMGHMTFKHTQPYENWFWEKNRIALKKAFVEKVESDTKTLYFENGETLNYDKLIIATGSKPNKFGWPGQDLEGVMGLYHKQDLDLLEKYAPDNQSCKRAVIVGGGLIGIELAEMLNSRNIPVTFLVREQSFWNGILPQGESDMINRHIKNHHIDLRLGTNLKEIVSDENGQVKSVIIEETGEEIPCNVVGLTAGVSPNINFVKDSDIETNKGIKVNRFLETNIPDIYAIGDCAEQIEPVGQRPPVEAVWYTGRMMGEALAQTICGNRMAYNPGHWFNSAKFLDIEYQTYGWVHGKKGKPDYEKHFHWKHDDDTKCITVAYHENTNQFLGINTFGIRMRHETFDKWLTEKRDVHFVINHLAEANFDPEFYKTYEGDILSAYNQTLQTV; encoded by the coding sequence ATGGAAGAACATGTTGTAATTATAGGAAATGGCATAGCAGGCGTTACGGCGGCTAGGCATATTCGTAAATTTTCTAATAAGAAGATTACCATCATTTCTTCGGAAACCGAGTATTTTTTCTCCAGAACCGCATTAATGTACATTTATATGGGCCACATGACTTTTAAGCATACACAGCCCTATGAAAATTGGTTTTGGGAGAAAAACCGCATAGCATTAAAAAAGGCTTTTGTTGAAAAGGTTGAAAGCGACACAAAAACGCTGTATTTTGAAAATGGCGAAACTCTAAATTACGACAAACTCATTATAGCCACCGGAAGCAAGCCCAATAAATTTGGTTGGCCAGGACAAGACCTGGAAGGCGTTATGGGACTGTACCACAAACAAGATTTAGACCTTTTAGAAAAATATGCTCCCGATAATCAATCCTGTAAAAGGGCCGTTATTGTTGGAGGCGGTTTAATAGGCATTGAGCTTGCCGAAATGCTAAATTCGCGAAACATCCCGGTTACTTTTTTAGTGCGAGAACAAAGTTTCTGGAACGGTATTTTACCACAGGGCGAAAGTGACATGATTAATCGTCACATTAAAAATCACCATATCGATTTACGGCTTGGCACAAACTTAAAGGAAATTGTTTCTGATGAAAATGGCCAGGTTAAATCGGTCATTATTGAAGAAACGGGCGAAGAAATCCCTTGTAACGTCGTTGGACTTACCGCTGGTGTTTCACCGAATATCAATTTTGTTAAAGATTCTGATATTGAAACCAACAAAGGCATTAAAGTGAATCGTTTTTTAGAAACCAATATTCCTGATATTTATGCTATTGGCGATTGTGCCGAACAAATAGAACCTGTAGGCCAACGCCCTCCAGTTGAAGCGGTTTGGTACACAGGGCGTATGATGGGTGAAGCTTTAGCCCAAACCATTTGCGGTAATCGTATGGCTTACAATCCCGGACATTGGTTTAACTCAGCCAAATTTCTAGATATTGAATATCAAACTTATGGTTGGGTTCATGGTAAAAAAGGCAAACCAGATTACGAAAAGCATTTCCACTGGAAACATGACGATGACACCAAATGCATCACGGTAGCTTATCATGAAAATACCAATCAATTTTTAGGCATCAATACTTTTGGTATTCGTATGCGACACGAAACCTTTGACAAATGGCTCACCGAAAAGCGAGATGTTCATTTTGTTATTAATCACTTAGCTGAAGCCAATTTCGACCCCGAATTTTATAAAACCTACGAAGGTGACATTCTTTCAGCTTATAACCAGACCTTGCAAACAGTATAA
- a CDS encoding metallophosphoesterase family protein codes for MKRTIAIGDIHGGLRALTQVLNKVEVKDEDKLIFVGDYVDGWSEAAQVIQLLVELSEKVTCVCIKGNHDVWTEAWLRSGEVNPVWYMHGGKETMESYEGFSDEEKQIHLNFFENMPLYHLDDENRLFLHAGFTSVKGVEAEINPEYFYLDRTLWEMALTMKTDIPEDDSIFPKRLKLYKEIYIGHTPTTNFGVDVPMNVLNVWNIDTGAAFKGKVTALNIDTKAFYQSDNLPDLYPDEPGRNKS; via the coding sequence ATGAAGCGTACCATTGCTATTGGAGATATTCACGGCGGATTAAGAGCCTTAACCCAGGTGTTAAATAAAGTTGAGGTTAAAGATGAAGATAAACTTATTTTTGTTGGCGATTATGTTGATGGTTGGAGTGAAGCCGCTCAAGTTATTCAGCTTTTAGTCGAACTTTCCGAAAAAGTAACATGTGTATGTATAAAAGGAAATCATGATGTTTGGACTGAAGCCTGGTTGCGTTCTGGAGAGGTGAATCCGGTTTGGTACATGCACGGTGGTAAAGAAACCATGGAAAGCTACGAAGGGTTTTCAGATGAAGAGAAACAGATTCACTTAAACTTTTTTGAAAACATGCCTTTGTATCATTTAGATGATGAAAACCGCTTGTTTCTTCATGCTGGATTTACCTCTGTTAAAGGTGTAGAAGCCGAAATTAATCCAGAATACTTTTACCTAGATCGTACCCTTTGGGAAATGGCACTTACCATGAAGACCGATATTCCTGAAGACGATTCCATTTTTCCTAAACGATTAAAACTTTACAAAGAGATTTATATCGGTCACACGCCTACTACAAATTTCGGTGTTGATGTTCCTATGAATGTACTGAATGTTTGGAATATTGATACAGGGGCCGCTTTTAAAGGTAAAGTAACGGCTTTAAATATCGATACTAAGGCGTTTTATCAAAGTGATAACTTACCCGATTTATATCCAGACGAACCGGGAAGAAACAAGAGTTAG
- a CDS encoding carboxypeptidase-like regulatory domain-containing protein, with the protein MKHLYILIFITPFFLQAQEAIQAKILDSVSKKPIPYATISVNEKAGVISNENGDFLLYLTKKPSKTDSLKIRSLGYETKQYLIEDFQDTIILLSEKSIELEEVLVSNKNYSAEEIIEKINENLESNYNHNPIKSRLFYRASNFNHILKNDVEIKKSSIPELNQQFVDSVLSDLPKNADDYTEILADIYGKSGIKSEQKLDIIKASHLYDKSNEVTFEAYEEKFNNILKKHIKRDSYFKIKYGFFGTKSDMDTTFFDTIDNDQVAKTDALLEAEKKKEKERKEYFLKYRKSAISNLQRESFIFEDSDFNFLSKSNRYEFKLEDYSFLNDNFVYKIRFNPKRSEDYKGVIYVNVDDFAIVRLDYENVKPLKKFNLLGISYRHYLKKGTIIYAKNNEGTYDLKYADSEDGSTFEIERPLKIIEKNKNTKGRRKQNELSTDVHFEVSNIEKSELIIFDNDALTTADFDAFTEKPKVKPVYLPAYDPEFWKGYNVIEPNQAIKDFKSIE; encoded by the coding sequence ATGAAACACCTTTATATTTTAATTTTTATAACCCCTTTTTTTCTGCAAGCCCAAGAAGCCATACAAGCTAAAATATTAGATTCGGTTTCAAAAAAACCCATTCCATACGCCACGATTTCTGTAAACGAAAAAGCGGGTGTTATTAGTAATGAAAACGGCGATTTTTTACTGTATTTAACTAAAAAACCATCAAAAACCGATTCCTTAAAAATCAGGTCTCTTGGTTATGAAACGAAACAGTATTTGATTGAAGATTTTCAAGATACCATCATTCTATTAAGTGAAAAATCCATCGAACTCGAAGAAGTATTGGTGTCTAATAAAAATTACTCTGCCGAGGAAATCATTGAAAAAATAAACGAAAACTTAGAAAGTAATTACAACCACAACCCTATTAAAAGCAGACTTTTTTATCGAGCTTCTAACTTTAATCATATTTTAAAAAACGACGTCGAGATTAAAAAATCAAGCATTCCCGAACTCAACCAACAATTTGTAGACAGCGTATTATCAGACTTACCTAAAAATGCCGATGATTACACCGAAATCTTAGCCGATATTTATGGTAAATCGGGGATTAAAAGCGAGCAGAAATTAGACATTATTAAAGCCTCCCATTTATACGACAAAAGCAATGAGGTTACTTTTGAGGCTTACGAAGAAAAGTTTAATAACATTTTAAAAAAACATATAAAACGCGATTCTTACTTTAAAATAAAATATGGCTTTTTTGGAACTAAGAGTGATATGGACACAACCTTTTTTGATACCATTGACAACGACCAAGTCGCCAAAACAGATGCCTTGCTAGAAGCAGAAAAGAAAAAAGAAAAAGAGCGTAAAGAATACTTTTTAAAATATAGAAAATCTGCCATATCCAACTTACAGCGCGAAAGCTTTATTTTTGAAGACAGCGATTTTAACTTTCTTAGCAAATCCAACCGTTACGAATTTAAACTAGAAGATTACAGCTTTTTAAACGACAATTTCGTTTATAAAATACGTTTTAATCCCAAACGCAGCGAAGATTACAAAGGTGTTATTTATGTAAACGTTGACGATTTTGCCATTGTACGCTTAGATTATGAAAATGTAAAACCTTTGAAAAAATTTAATTTACTAGGCATTTCATACAGGCATTACCTTAAAAAAGGCACCATTATTTACGCCAAAAACAACGAAGGCACTTACGATTTAAAATACGCCGATAGCGAAGATGGCTCCACATTCGAGATCGAGCGTCCGTTAAAAATCATTGAAAAAAATAAAAACACAAAAGGCAGAAGAAAGCAAAATGAATTGTCTACCGATGTGCATTTTGAGGTCTCAAATATCGAAAAAAGTGAGTTAATTATTTTTGATAACGATGCACTCACAACTGCAGATTTTGATGCCTTTACCGAAAAACCTAAAGTAAAACCGGTGTACTTACCTGCTTACGACCCTGAGTTCTGGAAAGGTTATAATGTTATTGAACCTAACCAAGCCATTAAGGATTTTAAGAGTATAGAGTAA
- a CDS encoding TIGR04283 family arsenosugar biosynthesis glycosyltransferase produces the protein MSKQISIIIPALNEAPFIQKLLKLLLDNASAENIAEIIVVDGGSTDETPKLVSALTHKKIRLLNSEKGRAKQMNYGAKQATGDILYFLHADSFPPKNFDELIINEVEKGHAAGCFRMKFDSNHWWLQLAGWLTQFNWRACRGGDQSQFITKSLFDEIGGYDENYIIYEDNILINELFARKQFVVINKPLKTSARCYNKHGVWKLQYLYWSIYVKKWFGASAQDLHNYYKKHVNIKI, from the coding sequence ATGAGTAAACAAATTTCGATTATAATTCCGGCTTTAAATGAAGCGCCTTTTATCCAGAAGCTACTAAAACTGCTTTTAGATAACGCTTCCGCGGAAAACATTGCTGAAATTATAGTGGTTGATGGTGGCAGTACCGATGAAACTCCTAAGTTAGTTTCGGCATTAACTCATAAAAAAATACGCTTACTAAACTCTGAAAAAGGCCGTGCCAAGCAGATGAATTATGGAGCCAAACAGGCCACGGGCGATATTCTTTACTTCCTTCACGCCGATTCTTTTCCGCCTAAAAACTTCGACGAACTTATTATTAATGAAGTAGAAAAAGGCCATGCCGCAGGTTGTTTTAGAATGAAATTTGACAGCAACCATTGGTGGTTACAATTAGCAGGTTGGCTCACCCAATTTAACTGGCGCGCTTGTCGTGGTGGCGACCAAAGTCAGTTTATTACCAAATCCCTTTTTGATGAGATTGGTGGCTATGATGAAAATTATATCATTTACGAAGACAATATCTTGATTAATGAACTCTTTGCTCGAAAGCAGTTTGTAGTGATTAATAAACCCTTAAAAACATCGGCCCGTTGCTATAATAAACACGGTGTTTGGAAACTTCAATATTTATATTGGTCCATTTATGTAAAAAAGTGGTTTGGCGCTTCTGCCCAAGATTTACACAACTATTATAAAAAACATGTAAATATTAAAATATAA
- a CDS encoding DUF547 domain-containing protein, which yields MKWFIFWICLVSTMACFSLQTPDITSKTNTVSTENRKYFNHRLWHDLLQKHVSNQGKVNYKGFIKDEKKLQDYINQLGKNTPQSEWSREEKLAYWINAYNALTIDLIIRNYPIESIKDIKHPWKQKLWTLGGDTYNLHDIEHKILIKMDEPRIHFAIVCAAVSCPKLQNSAFIASKLKLQLNQAATDFLNDSTKNSISENDLELSKIFQWFTNDFKQNGTLIDFINQYTTVPISAKAKIQYKSYIWKLNE from the coding sequence ATGAAATGGTTCATTTTTTGGATTTGTTTAGTATCGACAATGGCTTGTTTTTCTTTACAAACCCCAGATATAACTTCCAAAACAAACACGGTTTCAACCGAAAATCGAAAGTATTTTAATCATCGTTTATGGCATGATTTACTTCAAAAACATGTATCAAACCAAGGTAAGGTGAATTATAAAGGCTTTATAAAGGATGAAAAAAAATTACAAGATTACATCAACCAGCTTGGTAAAAATACACCTCAGTCGGAATGGAGTCGCGAAGAAAAACTAGCCTACTGGATAAACGCTTACAATGCTTTGACCATAGATCTTATTATTAGAAACTACCCTATTGAAAGCATTAAAGACATTAAACATCCGTGGAAACAAAAACTATGGACGCTTGGTGGAGATACTTACAACCTTCATGATATTGAACATAAAATCTTAATAAAAATGGACGAGCCACGCATACATTTCGCGATTGTGTGTGCCGCAGTATCGTGTCCGAAACTACAAAATAGCGCTTTTATAGCTTCCAAATTAAAGCTTCAGCTAAATCAAGCGGCTACAGATTTCCTAAATGATTCAACAAAGAATAGCATTTCAGAAAACGACTTAGAACTTTCAAAAATATTCCAGTGGTTTACAAACGATTTCAAGCAAAACGGCACGTTAATCGATTTTATAAACCAATATACAACTGTACCCATTTCCGCGAAAGCGAAAATTCAATATAAAAGCTATATTTGGAAACTCAATGAGTAA
- a CDS encoding sterol desaturase family protein: protein MEKYINIIKKAYSGYWNYLKHEVQFPPHWDNYFYGLIIISLIVWGLEMLFPWRKNQSIFRKDFWLDTFYMFFNFFLLNLIILIALSNTAAELFNDLLGTLGLSLSSFQIFDVNQLPTWLGLLIFFLVSDFIQWNTHRLLHRVPWLWNFHKVHHSVKEMGFAAHLRYHWMEPIVYKSLLYIPLALIGNYSSKDVAFVYFFSIVIGHLNHANLGWDYGVLKYILNNPKMHIWHHAKSLPKHLKYGMNYGLTLSIWDYLFKTKYLPHSGKDIELGFEGDENFPKNFINQELYISDASAQKTKK from the coding sequence ATGGAAAAATACATTAACATCATAAAAAAAGCCTATTCAGGATACTGGAATTACCTTAAACACGAGGTGCAATTCCCGCCTCATTGGGATAATTATTTTTATGGTTTAATCATCATTTCATTAATCGTTTGGGGTTTGGAAATGCTGTTTCCTTGGCGTAAAAATCAATCGATTTTCAGGAAAGATTTTTGGTTGGATACGTTTTATATGTTCTTCAATTTTTTTCTATTAAATCTTATTATTTTAATAGCCTTATCCAATACGGCAGCCGAACTATTTAACGATCTTTTGGGCACTTTGGGACTTTCCCTCTCCAGTTTTCAAATTTTCGATGTTAACCAATTACCAACCTGGTTAGGCTTATTAATATTCTTTCTGGTTTCCGATTTTATTCAATGGAATACCCATCGCCTACTACACCGCGTCCCATGGCTATGGAATTTTCATAAAGTACATCATTCGGTGAAAGAAATGGGCTTTGCGGCACATTTACGCTACCACTGGATGGAGCCCATTGTATATAAATCGTTGCTTTATATTCCATTGGCTCTTATAGGGAACTACAGCTCCAAAGATGTTGCTTTTGTATATTTTTTCAGTATTGTTATTGGACACTTAAATCACGCCAATCTGGGCTGGGATTATGGTGTTTTAAAATACATTTTGAACAACCCTAAAATGCACATTTGGCATCATGCGAAATCCTTACCAAAACATTTAAAATATGGTATGAACTACGGCCTCACCTTAAGCATTTGGGACTATCTTTTTAAAACGAAGTACTTACCACATAGTGGAAAAGACATTGAACTGGGTTTTGAAGGTGATGAAAATTTCCCAAAAAACTTCATCAATCAGGAGCTTTACATAAGCGATGCTTCAGCACAAAAAACAAAAAAATAA
- the arsM gene encoding arsenosugar biosynthesis arsenite methyltransferase ArsM produces MSYLETTHNVYKEAALTPDVGLCCTTNPIWELPGLKIPKIMQEMNYGCGSTVHARDLTNNPKMLYVGVGGGMELLQFAYFNRQKNGVIGIDVVDEMLEASRKNFKEAEAQNPWFKSEFVDLKKGDAMNLPVEDNSIDVAAQNCLFNIFKAEDLKQAIAEMYRVLKPHGRLVMSDPTCEQPMNEALRNDERLRALCLSGSLPIAEYVKALTDAGFGTIEIRARKPYRILDPKNYPTNELIYIESIEVAAIKDPMPEDGPCVFTGKAAIYYGESDYFDDKKGHVLLKNQPLAICDKTAAALESLNRDDIFISPSTFHYDGGGCC; encoded by the coding sequence ATGAGTTATTTAGAAACCACCCACAACGTCTACAAAGAAGCCGCATTAACTCCAGATGTTGGTTTATGCTGTACTACAAACCCTATTTGGGAATTACCAGGATTAAAAATCCCTAAAATCATGCAGGAGATGAATTATGGTTGTGGTTCTACTGTGCATGCTCGCGATTTAACCAACAACCCAAAAATGCTTTATGTTGGTGTTGGAGGCGGTATGGAACTATTACAATTTGCCTATTTTAATCGTCAGAAAAACGGCGTTATTGGTATTGATGTTGTCGATGAAATGCTTGAAGCATCTAGAAAAAACTTTAAAGAAGCTGAAGCGCAAAATCCTTGGTTTAAAAGTGAATTTGTAGACCTTAAAAAAGGGGACGCCATGAATCTTCCGGTAGAAGATAACAGCATAGACGTTGCCGCACAAAACTGTTTGTTTAATATTTTTAAAGCTGAAGATTTAAAGCAAGCCATTGCCGAAATGTACCGCGTTTTAAAACCACATGGACGTTTGGTTATGAGTGATCCTACTTGTGAACAACCTATGAATGAAGCGTTAAGAAACGATGAAAGGTTACGAGCGTTATGCTTAAGCGGAAGTTTACCTATTGCTGAATATGTAAAAGCATTAACAGATGCTGGCTTTGGCACCATTGAAATTCGCGCTAGAAAACCTTACCGAATTCTCGATCCTAAAAATTATCCGACTAACGAATTAATTTATATCGAATCCATTGAAGTAGCCGCTATAAAAGACCCTATGCCAGAAGATGGACCATGTGTTTTTACGGGTAAAGCCGCTATTTACTATGGTGAATCCGATTATTTTGATGATAAAAAAGGTCATGTTTTACTTAAAAATCAGCCTTTAGCCATTTGCGATAAAACGGCTGCCGCTCTAGAAAGTTTAAACAGAGATGATATTTTTATTAGTCCGTCGACTTTTCATTATGATGGTGGCGGGTGTTGCTAA
- a CDS encoding purine-nucleoside phosphorylase, whose product MINQIEKTTEYLIEKGFDKPEIGIILGTGLGQLINEIDIIKEISYNHIPYFPTATVEFHKGKLIFGMLEGKKVVVMQGRFHLYEGYTLQDVTYPVRIMEKLGIHTLLVSNAAGAINLNFKKGDIMLIEDHINLQGSSPLAFNGVEKMGERFVDMSAPYNAEINTKFKNIAKAHNINLHQGVYSSVVGPQLETRAEYRMLKIIGADAVGMSTVPEIIVANHLKLKVAAVSVLTDECDPDHLEPVNIEDIIAMAHKAEPDMITLFKELIKSL is encoded by the coding sequence ATGATTAATCAAATAGAAAAAACAACCGAATATTTAATAGAAAAAGGCTTTGACAAACCAGAAATTGGCATTATTCTGGGCACAGGATTAGGCCAATTGATTAATGAAATTGACATTATTAAAGAAATAAGTTATAACCACATACCCTATTTCCCAACTGCAACGGTAGAGTTTCACAAAGGAAAATTAATTTTCGGAATGCTCGAAGGCAAAAAAGTGGTGGTTATGCAAGGACGTTTTCATTTGTATGAAGGCTATACTTTACAAGACGTAACCTATCCGGTTCGTATTATGGAAAAACTAGGCATTCATACCCTTTTAGTATCAAATGCTGCTGGAGCGATAAACTTAAACTTCAAAAAGGGAGACATTATGCTTATTGAAGACCACATCAATTTACAAGGCAGTTCACCTCTTGCTTTTAATGGGGTAGAAAAAATGGGCGAACGTTTTGTTGATATGAGCGCTCCTTATAATGCAGAAATAAACACCAAATTTAAAAATATCGCTAAGGCTCACAACATTAATCTACACCAAGGTGTTTATTCGAGTGTTGTTGGTCCGCAATTAGAAACGCGCGCCGAATACCGTATGCTAAAAATTATTGGTGCCGATGCCGTTGGAATGAGTACGGTTCCAGAAATAATTGTTGCCAATCATTTAAAATTAAAAGTAGCTGCCGTGTCAGTTTTAACCGATGAATGCGACCCAGACCACTTAGAACCTGTAAATATTGAAGACATTATTGCCATGGCACATAAAGCCGAACCAGATATGATCACCCTATTTAAGGAGCTAATAAAGAGTCTTTAG